CGAGATGCCGACCAGCAGCGATCGCGGCTTGCTGCCCTTGGGAACCGAAGGCCCGGCATTGCTGGCGCTGTTGATGGTGAATGCTGCATCGGCCTCGTTGCGGATCGCGGAGACGCCCGCATACAGCTTGGTGCGCCTGGACAGCGCATGGTCGTAGCGCACGCTCAGGGCGCGGGCATCGCTGTTGGCGCGCGCACGCCCCTGGAACTGCCCATAGGACAGCAACACCTGCCCTGCCGTGCTGACCGGTATGGTCATGCTGGCTTCAAAGAAGCGCCCGCGCTTGCTGGCGGCATCCGGCAGATCATCCTCCCGGGTGGACAGCAGCAAGGCCGCCCGGGCCACCTTGAAATCATAGGAGCCGCCCAGCAAGCGATAGCGGTCGGTGTTCTGGGCCGTGGTGCGACGCTCCCACAGCGAGGCTCCCAAGCTCCAGGGGCCGCGCGTGTAGTCCAGCGAGCCGCCGAACTGGCGCCCCATATTGCTGCCGGCATTCTCCCCGAACGAGTACATGCCCCGCACCACCAGCCCTGCCATGGAAGCCGACTGAAAGCGCAGCGAGTTGTCGGCGCGCAGCACCGTGCCGTCACGGAAATAGTTGGCGGCGTTGCCCCAGATCAGGCCCGTCAGGGCATAGGAAGCCAGCGAGGTATGAAACGTGGTGTAGTGGCGGCCCACCGTCAGCTGACCCCAGTCGCCGCCCATGCCGACGAAGATCTGTCGACCGAAGGCCAGCCCTCCCTGAGCTCGCTCACCGGTATCGGCATTCAGCCCGGCCTCCATCACATACAGCGCACGCAGGCCACCGCCCAGATCCTCGGTTCCGCGAACGCCCCAGCGCGAGCCCGCCAGGACACCGCTTTCTGCGCGCAGTGTGCGCCCCGCGCCGGTGGACACCGACTCGGCGGCCATGTCCACCACGCCGTACAGCGTGACCTGGGAGGTGGCGGGCGCAGCGGTCTGAGCCTGGGCCAGCGAGCATGTGGAGATGAAGGCAGCGGCCACGGCCAAGCCTCCCGATTGCAAGGATGTCATGAAGTCTCTCTTTTTAATAATGGATGGGGCTCGCGGCAGAGTCCTGCCGCTGTCGAGCCGCTGACAGCAGCATCCGCCGCAGTTGCGGGGATGCCGTATGGGAGTCCGGCGCCTCAGATGGCGCCGGCCGCACTCATTCGAGGCGGATGTTCTTTTGCGTGATCAGGCTGCCGTAGATGCGTGCATCGTTTTCGATGCGCCT
This region of Comamonas thiooxydans genomic DNA includes:
- a CDS encoding porin, which translates into the protein MTSLQSGGLAVAAAFISTCSLAQAQTAAPATSQVTLYGVVDMAAESVSTGAGRTLRAESGVLAGSRWGVRGTEDLGGGLRALYVMEAGLNADTGERAQGGLAFGRQIFVGMGGDWGQLTVGRHYTTFHTSLASYALTGLIWGNAANYFRDGTVLRADNSLRFQSASMAGLVVRGMYSFGENAGSNMGRQFGGSLDYTRGPWSLGASLWERRTTAQNTDRYRLLGGSYDFKVARAALLLSTREDDLPDAASKRGRFFEASMTIPVSTAGQVLLSYGQFQGRARANSDARALSVRYDHALSRRTKLYAGVSAIRNEADAAFTINSASNAGPSVPKGSKPRSLLVGISHSF